The nucleotide sequence AAACGTTACCGCTGATATTAACGGGACGTCTTCGACAATGCTACCAGAATTGACTGTTTCAACAGAACCTGCTAACATTACAGCTGATACCAATGAAACATCTTCGACATTGTTACCCGAGTTAAATGTTTCAACAAAACCTGCTAACGTTACAGCTGATACCAATGAAACATCTTCGACAATATTACCGgaattgaatgtttcaacgGAACCTGCTAATGTTACTGTTGATACTAATGAAACATCTTCGACATTGTTACCCGagttgaatatttcaacagaACCTACTAATGTTATTACTGATACTAATGAAACATCTTCGACAATGTTACCGgaattgaatgtttcaacgGAACCCACTAACGTTACAGCTGATACTAATGAAACGTCTTCGACATTGTTACCCGAGTTGAATGTTTCAACAGAACCTTCAAACGTTACCGCTGAGACTAATGAAACGTCTTCGACATTGTTACCGgaattgaatgtttcaacgGAACCTGCTAACGTTACTGTTGATAGTAATGAAACGTCTTCGACATTGTTACCagaattgaatgtttcaacAGAACCTGCTAACGTTAGTTTTGATACTAACGAGACGTCCTCGACAATGCTACCagaattgaatgtttcaacgGAAGCTACTAACATTACAGCTGATACTAATGAAACGTTTTCGACATTGTTACCAGAATCGAATGTTTCAACTGAACCTGCTAACAATACAGCTGATACCAATGAAACGTCTTCGACAATGTTACCTGAGTTGAATGTTTCAACAGAACCTGCTAACGTTACTGTTGATACTAATGAAACGTCTTCGACATTGTTACtagaattaaatgttttaacgGAACCCGCTAATGTTACTGctgatattaatgaaacatctTCGACAATGTTACCCGAGTTGAATGTTTCAACTGAACCTGCTAACGTTACCGCTGATACGAATGAAACGTCTTCGACATTGTTACCAGAATTGAAGGTTTTAACAGAACCTGCTAATGTTACTGCTGATACTAATGAAACATCTTCGACATTGTTACCCGagttgaatatttcaacagaACCTACTAATGTTACTGCTGGTACTAATAAAACATCTTCGACATTGTTACCGAAACTGAATGTTTCAACAGAACCTGCTAACGTTACTGTTGATACTAATGAAACGTCTTCGACAATGTTACCAGAGTTAAATGTTTCAACGGAACCCGCTAACGTTACCGCTGATACTAACGAGACGTCTTCAACAATGCTACCagaattgaatgtttcaacgGAACCTGCTGAAAATACAGCTGATACTAATGAAACGTCTTCGACA is from Hylaeus volcanicus isolate JK05 unplaced genomic scaffold, UHH_iyHylVolc1.0_haploid 11765, whole genome shotgun sequence and encodes:
- the LOC128882438 gene encoding uncharacterized protein LOC128882438; the protein is MLPELTVSTEPANITADTNETSSTLLPELNVSTKPANVTADTNETSSTILPELNVSTEPANVTVDTNETSSTLLPELNISTEPTNVITDTNETSSTMLPELNVSTEPTNVTADTNETSSTLLPELNVSTEPSNVTAETNETSSTLLPELNVSTEPANVTVDSNETSSTLLPELNVSTEPANVSFDTNETSSTMLPELNVSTEATNITADTNETFSTLLPESNVSTEPANNTADTNETSSTMLPELNVSTEPANVTVDTNETSSTLLLELNVLTEPANVTADINETSSTMLPELNVSTEPANVTADTNETSSTLLPELKVLTEPANVTADTNETSSTLLPELNISTEPTNVTAGTNKTSSTLLPKLNVSTEPANVTVDTNETSSTMLPELNVSTEPANVTADTNETSSTMLPELNVSTEPAENTADTNETSSTMLPELNVSTEPAKNTADTNETSSTLLPELNVSTEPSNVTADTNETSSTLLPELNVSTEPANVTVDTNETSSTMLPELNVSTEPANVTADTNETSSTMLPELNVSTEATIITADTNETSLTLLPELNVSTEPANVTADTNETSSTMLPELNVSTEPANVTVDTNETSSTLLPELNISTEPTNVTVDTDETPSTLLPELNVSTEPVNVTVDTNETSSTLLPELNVSTEPANITPDTNETSSTMLPELNVSTELSNVTADINGT